A portion of the Oxynema aestuarii AP17 genome contains these proteins:
- a CDS encoding SLBB domain-containing protein, with the protein MHHRHFALSTAIATTVVGLSCSAAIVVGRSQPSLAQTPALPADPVIRVTPNSPQLEQAYTLGGGDRIRIEILRVPQYSGEQEVLVDGSLNLPLVGKIPVEGLTLERASQVLVEAYSAYLRQPIVTVSLVEPRPLKIGIAGEVQRPGAYTLTREGAQFPTLTRAIEIAGGITQSADLRNARIRRPQHSGPDLEIQVDLWSLLKTGDLSADLTLRDGDTIAIPTLTEIDLQEASELAAASFAAKEVPPLNIAVVGEVYRPGTHTLNSSGGAEGLPTVTQALQAAGGIKPLANIRRLQIRRPTRNGSQQIIEVDLWQLLQVGDLSQDLRLQNGDTIVVPIAREIEPSESTQLATASFSAENIRVNIVGEVKQPGGIQIPPNTPLNQALLAAGGFTNRADTDSVELIRLNPDGTISQRTIDLDFSQGLNELNNPALRNADAIVISRSTLASISDTMDTAINPLGKLLTILNFPFRFFGLFGQ; encoded by the coding sequence ATGCACCATCGCCATTTTGCCTTATCTACGGCGATCGCCACGACCGTTGTGGGATTGAGCTGTAGCGCCGCGATCGTGGTGGGGCGATCGCAACCCAGCCTCGCCCAAACACCAGCCCTTCCCGCCGATCCCGTGATTCGGGTTACCCCTAACTCCCCCCAACTCGAACAAGCCTATACCTTGGGAGGAGGCGATCGGATTCGCATCGAAATCCTGCGCGTTCCCCAGTACAGTGGAGAACAAGAAGTCCTCGTCGATGGGTCTCTCAACCTGCCCCTCGTCGGTAAAATCCCCGTAGAGGGGTTGACCTTAGAACGGGCCAGTCAAGTTCTCGTTGAAGCCTATTCCGCCTATCTCAGACAACCGATCGTCACCGTCTCCCTCGTCGAACCGCGCCCCTTAAAAATCGGGATTGCCGGAGAAGTCCAACGACCCGGCGCCTATACCCTGACCCGAGAAGGCGCTCAATTTCCCACCTTGACCCGGGCGATCGAAATTGCCGGAGGAATCACCCAATCCGCCGACTTGAGAAACGCGCGCATCCGGCGTCCCCAACATTCCGGACCGGATTTAGAGATCCAGGTAGACCTGTGGAGTCTGCTCAAAACCGGGGATCTCAGCGCCGATCTGACCCTACGCGACGGCGACACGATCGCCATTCCCACCCTCACCGAAATCGACCTGCAAGAAGCCTCGGAACTCGCCGCCGCCAGCTTCGCCGCCAAAGAAGTGCCGCCATTAAACATTGCCGTCGTCGGCGAAGTCTACCGACCGGGAACACACACCCTCAACAGTAGCGGCGGCGCCGAAGGCTTACCGACCGTCACCCAAGCTCTGCAAGCCGCCGGAGGAATCAAACCCCTCGCCAATATCCGGCGCTTGCAAATACGGCGCCCCACCCGCAACGGTTCCCAACAAATCATCGAAGTAGACTTGTGGCAACTGTTGCAGGTTGGGGATCTCAGCCAAGACTTGCGCCTGCAAAATGGAGATACGATCGTCGTTCCGATCGCCCGTGAAATCGAACCGTCCGAAAGCACGCAACTCGCAACGGCGAGCTTTTCGGCGGAAAACATCCGAGTGAACATCGTCGGCGAAGTCAAACAACCCGGAGGGATCCAAATCCCCCCCAATACCCCGCTCAATCAAGCCTTATTGGCGGCGGGAGGCTTTACCAATCGAGCGGATACCGATTCGGTCGAGTTAATTCGGCTCAATCCCGACGGGACGATTTCTCAACGAACCATCGACCTCGATTTCAGCCAAGGACTCAACGAGCTCAACAACCCGGCCCTACGCAACGCCGACGCGATCGTCATCAGTCGCTCTACCTTAGCAAGTATCTCCGATACCATGGATACTGCGATCAATCCTTTGGGTAAATTGTTAACCATTCTCAATTTTCCCTTTCGCTTCTTCGGATTGTTCGGTCAGTAA
- a CDS encoding RNA-guided endonuclease InsQ/TnpB family protein, whose amino-acid sequence MPPSPPFQRGVGGIQVRVLSRVRGTQWYVVITIESSVSVPDAPVHGRAIGIDLGLERFLTASDGSFQERPQFFKSMQRKLKLLQRRAARKQKGSQNWEKAQIEVARMHHRIANRRKDFHLKTAHQLCDRAQTIFAEDLNVKGLTRGMLRKDCVDAAFGQFLSLTEWVCWKRGVYFAKVNPNGTSQTCPNCLATVSKGLEVREHHCPECGYRTHRDRAAAEMVLDRGLENVVSQGLWGTETACQVGLSGVYDLDKWRGARIPNCEVGKPAL is encoded by the coding sequence ATCCCCCCTTCGCCCCCCTTTCAAAGGGGGGTTGGGGGGATACAGGTAAGGGTACTGTCCAGGGTACGGGGTACACAATGGTATGTCGTCATCACGATTGAGTCGAGCGTATCGGTTCCCGATGCTCCGGTTCACGGTCGGGCGATTGGGATTGATTTGGGATTGGAGCGATTCTTGACCGCTTCCGATGGCTCTTTCCAAGAGCGGCCCCAGTTTTTCAAGTCGATGCAACGCAAGCTGAAATTGCTGCAACGCAGAGCGGCACGAAAACAGAAGGGTTCTCAAAATTGGGAGAAGGCGCAAATCGAAGTGGCTAGAATGCACCATCGCATTGCCAATCGTCGTAAAGATTTCCATCTGAAAACGGCTCATCAGCTTTGCGACCGGGCGCAAACTATCTTTGCAGAAGATCTCAACGTCAAAGGCTTGACGCGAGGGATGTTGCGAAAAGATTGTGTAGATGCTGCCTTCGGACAATTCCTGTCTCTGACGGAATGGGTTTGCTGGAAGCGAGGAGTCTACTTTGCTAAAGTCAACCCCAACGGCACCAGTCAAACCTGCCCCAACTGCCTTGCTACGGTCAGCAAAGGGTTGGAAGTCAGAGAGCATCATTGTCCTGAGTGTGGGTATCGAACGCATCGTGACCGTGCCGCAGCAGAGATGGTTTTGGATCGTGGACTAGAGAATGTAGTATCCCAGGGACTCTGGGGAACGGAAACCGCCTGTCAAGTCGGTCTGTCGGGGGTCTATGACCTAGATAAGTGGCGTGGGGCCCGAATACCCAATTGTGAGGTTGGGAAGCCCGCGCTGTAA
- a CDS encoding RNA-guided endonuclease InsQ/TnpB family protein, with protein sequence MLTMNYTYRIYPDALQQTELRSWLETCTGVYNYALRELKDWIASRKCQVDRCSLEKEYIIPADEPFPSYHRQQNNLPKAKKQFPHLGQVHSQVLQTTIRRLHDTWEAFQKRGHGFPRFKKFGQFKSFVFPQFKNNPINGFTIKLPKIGEVPTKLHPPFAPLSKGGWGDTGKGTVQGTGYTMVCRHHD encoded by the coding sequence ATGCTGACCATGAACTACACCTACCGAATCTATCCAGATGCCTTGCAGCAGACTGAACTGCGGTCGTGGCTTGAGACGTGCACAGGCGTATATAACTACGCTTTGCGCGAACTCAAGGATTGGATTGCTTCGCGTAAGTGTCAGGTAGACCGATGCTCGCTGGAAAAGGAATACATCATTCCTGCCGATGAACCATTTCCGTCCTACCATCGTCAGCAGAACAACCTGCCCAAAGCGAAGAAGCAATTCCCGCATCTGGGTCAGGTACATTCTCAGGTGTTGCAGACCACAATTCGCAGACTGCACGATACCTGGGAAGCATTTCAGAAGCGGGGACATGGATTCCCGCGTTTCAAAAAGTTCGGTCAATTCAAATCCTTTGTGTTTCCCCAGTTCAAGAACAATCCCATCAATGGCTTCACAATCAAATTGCCAAAGATTGGGGAAGTACCTACCAAGCTGCATCCCCCCTTCGCCCCCCTTTCAAAGGGGGGTTGGGGGGATACAGGTAAGGGTACTGTCCAGGGTACGGGGTACACAATGGTATGTCGTCATCACGATTGA
- a CDS encoding protein-L-isoaspartate(D-aspartate) O-methyltransferase encodes MNRWVILLWICLSFTVLSSCQVVEEDSKPFMPTPVTKAQDTLNFDRARSQMVERQLRDRGIEDPAVLAAMQRVPRHRFVPSDLVDLAYQDSPLPIGYDQTISQPYIVAYMSEVAQIAPGDRVLEIGTGSGYQAAILAQLAREVYTIEIIPELAASASATLQELGYENIEVKAGDGYRGWPEAAPFEAIVVTAAPDRVPQALIEQLAIGGKLVIPVGTSVQQMTIITKTEEGIVEEQTLPVRFVPMTGGS; translated from the coding sequence ATGAACAGGTGGGTTATCCTCTTATGGATTTGCTTGTCCTTCACCGTGCTAAGCAGTTGTCAGGTGGTGGAAGAGGACAGCAAGCCTTTTATGCCAACTCCAGTGACGAAGGCTCAAGATACACTCAATTTCGATCGCGCGCGATCGCAAATGGTGGAACGACAACTGCGCGATCGCGGCATCGAAGATCCTGCAGTTCTCGCCGCCATGCAACGGGTACCGCGCCATCGCTTCGTCCCGTCCGATCTGGTCGATCTCGCCTATCAGGATTCGCCTTTGCCGATTGGCTACGACCAAACGATTTCCCAACCGTATATCGTGGCCTACATGAGCGAGGTCGCCCAAATTGCTCCGGGCGATCGCGTCCTCGAAATCGGCACGGGTTCCGGGTATCAAGCCGCGATCTTGGCACAACTGGCCCGGGAAGTGTACACGATCGAAATTATTCCCGAACTCGCCGCCAGCGCCAGCGCGACGTTACAGGAATTGGGATATGAAAATATCGAGGTCAAAGCCGGGGACGGTTATCGCGGTTGGCCCGAAGCGGCGCCGTTCGAGGCGATCGTCGTGACCGCCGCCCCCGATCGCGTCCCGCAAGCGCTAATCGAACAATTGGCGATCGGGGGCAAATTGGTGATTCCCGTCGGCACCTCCGTTCAACAAATGACGATTATCACCAAAACCGAGGAAGGTATCGTCGAAGAACAAACCCTCCCGGTGCGCTTCGTTCCCATGACGGGCGGCTCGTGA